CGCCAGGCCGATTCCGTTTGCCGCGTACATGGTTTCGACCATGTCGGCCACGTAACCCGCTACCCGGCCGTCTATCTGGGCTACGCGCTCGCTCGTGCGCGTGAGCAAGGGATCGGGGAAGGTGTGAATACTGAGTATCGCCACGCGCGAGATAAACCGCAGAAAATCTGCACTTGCAAGGGTTTACCCCGCCTCCCGGGCTGCTAGAGCATGCTCACCGGGTCGACGTCTACCGACATGCGCACGTTGTCCTGCCGGCAAGGGTCTTTGAGTACGTCGCGTATCCAACCGGCTGCCGCAGCCGTAGTGGCGGCCGACGGGGCGCGCAGCTGCAGCACGAAGCGCCAGCGACCGCGCAGGCGCTCGAGCGGGGCCGGTGCAGGTCCGCGGACTTCGAGCTCGCTCATCTCGCGCGCAGCCGACACCGCCAGCCCGGCCGCTCGCTCGGCCATCAGCGAGGCGGCGCCCTGCTCGGGGGATTCAAAACGCAGCATGACCATGCGCGACCAAGGGGGGTAGCCCAGTTCTTCGCGCTCGGCCAGCTCGGACTCGATGAAATCGGTGTAGCGGTGCTCCAGCGCCAGCAGTACCGCCGGGTGATCGGGCTGGTAGGTCTGCAGCACCACCCTGCCCGGTTTTTCCCCCCGCCCCGCCCTGCCTGCCACCTGTGACAGCAACTGGAAGGTACGCTCGGACGCGCGAAAATCCGGCAGGCCCAGGGTCATGTCGGCGTGTACGACTCCCACCAGCGTGACCCCCGGCGCGTCGTGCCCCTTGGCTATCATCTGGGTGCCGATGAGTACGTCGAACTCACCGCGTCGCCAGCGCGACAACATCGACTGCCCGGCTCCCCGGCGCGAAGTAGTGTCGCGGTCCATGCGCTCAACGCTTGCCTCGGGCAGCAACAGGGACACTGCGTCCTGTAGCCGCTGTGTGCCCAGGCCCTGGCCGCTGAGCCCGTCGGCACCGCAGGACGGGCAGCATGACGGCGGTGGTTTTATGGTGTCACAGTGATGGCAGCGCAGCTCGTGGCGATCGCGGTGAAGCGTCAGCCTGACACTGCAGTTACTGCAGTTCACCGCTTCCCCGCAGGCCCAGCACTGCAGCTGTGAGGCGTAGCCGCGGCGATTGAGAAAGAGCAGGGTCTGGCCGCCTTCCTCGGCGTTGCGTTTCATGAGGTAGCCCAGTCGATCGGATATGCCGCCCATTTTTTCGAGGTCGCGACCGCGCAGGTCCACCGTTTCGATGACAGGCATCGGCCGTTTGAGTATCCTGTGCGGCAGGCGCAGGTGGCCATAACGCTGCTCGTTGGCGTTGCGCCAGGTTTCGACCGAGGGGGTGGCCGATCCGAGCACCACCGGACAGCCGGCCATGCTGGCCCTCACGATGGCAACGTCGCGTCCGTTGTAGCGCACGCCGTCTTCCTGTTTGTACGACCCGTCGTGTTCTTCGTCGACCACCACGAGGCCCAGCTCGGCGATGGGTGCGAGCACTGCCGAACGTGCGCCGACCACGATGCGGGCCTCGCCACGCGCCACGCGGCGCCACTGGTCCCAACGGCGCCCGGCTCCGAGCTCGCTGTGCAGCACCGCCACCGTGGGCCCGAAACGAGCTACCAGGCGCGACACCAGCTGGTGGGTCAGCGATATCTCGGGCACCAGCACCAGCGCGCTTCGGCCCAGGGCCAGGGTGGCCGCCACCAGTTGCAGGTAGACCTCGGTTTTGCCGCTCGCGGTTACGCCCTCGAGCAAAAAGCTGCGGTAGCTGCCCAGTGATTCGCTCACCGCTGCTACCGCGGCGGCCTGCTCGTCGTTGAGCTCAACGCGCTTGTCTACCTCGCTCTCCGCGTCGTGTTCGCGGCAGAGCTCTTCCCGGCTGACCTCGACCAGCCCGGCTTTCTCGAGCGGGCTCAGCTTGTCACGCGGGGAACCGAAAAGTTCGGCCAGCTCGGCCAGGGTGGCGCGCCGCGCCGGGGTATCACGAAGGTGCTGGTAGAGTTGCAGTCGCACCGGTGCGCGGCTGCAGAGCTGCTCGGCCATTTCATCGTCGGCCTTGAGCAGGCGCACTACCGTTCGATACTGTTCGCTCACCTTCGCCGATTGCAGCAACTGCTCGACCTTGACCGCGCCGTGTTTCTCGAGCGTGGACACGACGGCGCGCAGCGAGCGACTTCCGGTGGCGCGCTCGAGCGAGGGCAGCTCCATGGCCTCGCCGCTCGACCGCAGCGCTTCGACAACCGCTCGTTGGGTAGGCGTGGATGCCTTGTCAGCGTCGAGCAGGCTGACGGTGGCTATGGAGGAGGAGGTGAGCCCCTTGCCCAGGGCCAGCGACACCACTTCGCCCAGGCTGCTGAGGTAGTAGTCGGCCATCCAGCGCGACAGCTTCAGGAGCTCGGGGGGAAACACCGGCTTGTCATCGGTGACTTCGCTGAGATCGCGGCATTTTATTCCTGCCGGAGCTTGCGTCTCGAGCGCTGTTACCAACGCGGTTACCTTTCGCCGTCCCAGCGGTACCAGCACGCGCACGCCAGGCTGCACGCGCTCGGCGAGGGACGCGGGCAGCGAGTAGCTCAGCGTGTCGATTCCGGGCACCGGCGGTAAGGGCACCACCGTGACCCAGCCGGGGCTCACCGTATCGCCTGCTCGTCCTCCAAGCGGGGCTATTACAGCTGAGTCGTTGACGGGGGCGGGGTCTGGGGTGGAAGCTGCCAAGGTGGCTTTTTGTAACTTCGAACGATGGAAACATCCACGCCGGGCCGTATTCTGGCACCTGTCCCGTTCGGGATTGGTGGCCGCGGTGATAGAGGCTGCCGACGAGGAGCCGCTTTTACTGGCCTGCGCGGATGCGCAGGGGAGCCTCGGCTGTGCCGATTCAACCGCTCGTGGGCTGCTGGTTTGTCCCGGAATAGCCGAGTTGGCGCTGCTGTTGCGGGCCGCGGGGTTGCCGCAGGTAGCCGCCTTGTCGGCCGACTGCGGAGCGTTTGTCAGGGTGGCGGGCTCCGAGAGCAATCGAGCTGGGGCGGGCGACCTCGCCCCGGGCGCGGTGGAGGTGCGGCTGAGCGCTGCTGCGGGGATGGTGGCTGGCGGCCCCGAAGAGCTGGTAGCAACAGCGCCCCGGCAACTGGTCGCCGGCGTAAAAACATTGTTCTCGGCCTGCGGGCTCAGGCTGGTTGAGCTGGGACTGGCAGAGATCGCGGCCGACAACCTGGCCGAGCTCTCGCCACCGGGTAACGGCGAGACCGTCGATCCGCTGATGGCGGTTTCGGTGGCACCGGGCTGCGAAGAGCAGGCCGGCCAACTCGGCTCAAGACTGGTCGTGCCGGTGGGACTGGCCCTGGGGAGGATGGGTTTCGATGCCACGACGGGTTGACCTGTTAGCCGGGCTCGGCCGTCGCGACACGGGTCCCGGTGGAGTTGTCGGTGGAGGCGGCCAGCCTTTGTCGCGCAAGTGGTTGTTGCTGGGCTTTCTGTCGTTGTTGCTGGTGGCTTGGCTGGCCTGGCCGGTGTCGGTCGAGCCTCCGGGGGTAGTGGCATCGGCGGCTGCACCGGCAGCTTCATCGGCCTTGGTATCGACCGCTCCGGCTGTCGCAGCCGGAGCGCTGGCCGGCGCAGTTGAAAGTCGGACGCTGGAGTACTGGCTGAGGGAAATAGCTGTCGGAGCCGAACTCGAGTTGGTACTCGACCCTGGCCTGGCGGCCGGTGAAATGGTGGCCAGTGTTTCCACCGCCGACTGGCGGCACAGGCTCGAGGCATACGCGCGCGTGGCCGGGTTCGCCTACCGGGTGGACAACGGGATACTCGAGGTAGGGGGCAGTGCTTCCCGGATGGAGGCGCGGCTGGCGGCGGGTGGCTCCCAGCAGGAGCTTTCTCGGGGCGGGCCCAGCGAACAGCCACCCGCGCCCGCGCCGGGGGTCGAGAGGGTGTTGCCGTTGGGTTTTGCGCAGGCGGACAAGCTCGCCGCTGTGCTTGCCGGGGTGGTAGACAAAAGCTCGGCCCGGCTGATAGCCGAGCCCCGCTCCAACAGCCTCATCCTTCGGGGCGAGGCCACCGAGCTGGCAAAACTCGAGAGGCTGGTCGGACTCGTGGACAAACCCAGGCAGGGCTTTCTGCTCGAGGCGCGCATCGTCGAGCTCTCGAGTACCGCGCGCGACGAGCTGGGCGTGCAGTGGAACGTGAGTGGTCGGGTTGGTGCCGGCATGGATTTTCCGTCGCCTTCGGCCGGCGGATCTTCGGCTGCGCTCACCGTTGCCACCACGGCCGCGGGGCACGCCATCGAGGCAAGGCTGGGAGCGCTCGAGGCCCAGGGAAGGGTGAGAATCGTATCGCGACCCAGGGTCATGATACTCGAGGGCGGCCGCGCCCGTATAGAGAGCGTGCGCGTGCTCAGGGTCCGGCTGCCCGACAGCAACTCGGTAGTAACCGGGGCAGTGGAGGGCCAGGCGCAGGCCAACCGCAAGGCTGTCGAAGAAATACGGGTTGGTGTCAGCATGCTGGTAAAGCCGCGCCTGCTCGGCGATGGTCGCGTGCTGCTCGATATAGAGGCGCGCTCGAGCACCCTGGGCGCGCCGCAGCCCCCCGATGGAATACCCGAGGAGTTGAGTCGCATGCTCAGCGCCGAGGTTGTGGTGGGGGATGGCGATACCGCCATACTGGGGGGTCTCAGGCGCGAGGGAAGCAGCTCCAACGGCGCCGGTCTGCCCTTGCTGTCGAGGGTGCCGGTGCTCGGCGCTCTCTTCGGCCGCCGCGAGGAGGAGAAGAAGAGCGAGGAGTTATTGATACTGGTGACCCCCCGGCTGCTGTCTTGAACCCGGGGGCCGCGGGACTCCTGGGCACGGCTAGCGCACAGAATAGTTCCCTCTTCGGCCTACTATGCTAAGTTGGCGACATGCTTCGCTTTCTTACAGCCGGCGAGTCCCACGGGCCCTGCCTGACCGTGATAGTCGAAGGTTTGCCTTCGGGTTGTACTGTCAGCGTGGAGGCAATCGACCAGCAGCTGGCCCGCCGCCAGCTGGGTTACGGGCGTGGCGGGCGCATGAAAATAGAGAAAGATCGGGCCGGTATCCGTTCGGGGGTGCGCTGGGGCGAGACCCTGGGCAGTCCCGTAACCCTGGTGGTCGAGAACCTCGATTGGAAAAACTGGACCAAGAAAATGTCAGCCGACCCTGCCGATCGCGACCCCTCGCTGGCGGTGACCCGTCCGCGCCCGGGGCACGCCGATCTCGCGGGCAGCCTCAAGTACGACCACGAGGACGTGCGCAACGTGCTCGAGAGGGCTTCTGCCCGCGAGACCACTGCGCGGGTGGCCGCGGGTGGCCTGGTGCGGCAGTTGCTCGAGCATTTCGGTGTGGCCGTGATGGGCTACTGCAGCGAAATAGGCGGGGTGACGGCTGACCACTCGGGCATGATACCCGAAAAGATATTCGCAGCAGCTGAGAATTCGCAGGTGCGCATGGCCGATGCCGACGCCGAAAAGCGAGTGATCGAACTGATAGATGACTGCCGTAAAGACGGCGACACCCTGGGTGGAGTCGTCGAGGTCTGCGTAACCGGCCTGCCGGTGGGGCTCGGCAGCTACGTGCACTGGGATCGTAAGACCGACTCGCGCCTGGCCGCCGCGCTGATGTCCATCCAGGCTACCAAGGGCGTTGAGTTCGGTGCCGGTTTTCACGCGTCGCGGGTACGCGGCTCGCAGGTGCACGACGAGATAGTGCTCACCGACGATGGCGTTGGCCGCGCGTCAAACAACTACGGTGGTGTCGAGGGCGGCATGACCTCGGGCGAGCCGCTTCTGCTCAGGGTTGCCTTCAAACCGATATCGACCCTCATGAAGCCGTTGCGTTCGGTGGATCTCGCAACCGGCAAGGAGTCGAGCGCGGCCGTGGAGCGCTCCGATGTCGTGGCGATACCTGCGGCCGCTGTCATCGCCGAGAACGTGGTCGCCTTCGAACTAGCCCGCCTGTTCCTCGAGAAGTTCGGCGGCGACTCGCTGCGAGAAATTGAACGCAACTACCAGGGCTATCTTGAGCAGGTTAAGGACAGTCTACCTTGACCCAGGTAATCTTCACCGGGTTCATGGCCAGCGGTAAATCAGCCGTCGGCAGGCGATTAGCCCGGCGTTTGGGGAGACCGTTTATTGACCTTGACCAGCAGATAGAGAAACGCGAAGGGCGCAGCATAGCCGCCATCTTCGACAGCGACGGAGAGGCCGCATTCAGGGAGATGGAGAGAGTAGCAGTGGATGCTCTCGCGGGTGAGCCCGAATCTGTGATAGCTACCGGCGGCGGCACCTTCGTGGACCCGGTCAACCGTGGTCGCCTGCGAGAACTGGGCGTGGTGGTGTACCTCGCGACCGGCCTGGAAACCATCATCGAACGGGTGTCGCGCAACGATAAGCGGCCGCTGGCTTCGGGCGAGGGTGCAGAGCAGAAGATTCGCGACCTGTGGCAACAACGACTACCGGTGTACGGCAAGGCCGACATCATGATCGAGACTGAAGGGCTCACGGTGGACCAGTCGGCTGCCCGGGTGCTGCGCATGGTCGCGCCCTGGCTCAAGGTAGAATCGCTCGCGAGAAAAAGGGCCGGTACCGGTGACGGCAGCGAGCCGGAGCGCGACGCAAAATGAACGAACCCTTACAGGTGACCGTGCAACTGGGCACTCGCTCCTACGACATACGCGTGGGCGAAGGGCTGCTGTTTTCCTGTGGCAGCGCTGTGGCTGGGTTGGAGAATATTTCGCGGGCGATACTGGTCACCAACCCAACCGTGGACGCGCTCTACGGCGACACTGTGCGCGAATCGTTGGAGGCCGCTCCGGGGATCGAGTCCCCGGTGGGGACAGTGGAGATAGCCGACGGTGAAGAGCACAAAACCCTGGCCACAGTGGAGGGCATTTACGACCGGGTGCTCAAGCTCGGGGGTGATCGAAACGCGGTCGTGATCGCGCTCGGCGGCGGGGTGGTCGGCGACGTGGCCGGTTTTGCGGCGGCCACGGTCCTGAGGGGACTGCGCGTTGTCATGTTGCCCACCACTCTATTGGCGCAGGTTGATTCGTCGGTCGGAGGCAAGACAGGGGTGAACCGGCCTCAGGGAAAAAACCTGGTGGGGGCGTTTCACCAGCCGTCGCTGGTGCTGGCCGACACGGCTTGCCTGTCCACGCTTTCGGGTCGCGAGTACAGCGCCGGGCTGGCCGAGGTGGTCAAGCATGGCGTTATAGCCGACGCCGAGTTGCTCGAGTTGCTTGAACAGAAAACCGACGCGGTCCTGGCCAGGGACCCGGCCGTGATGTCGTCGATAGTCGCGCGCAATTGCGCGATAAAGGCCGACGTGGTTTCGCGTGACGAGACCGAGAACGGCCTGCGGAGGATCCTTAATTTTGGCCACACGGTGGGGCACGCGCTGGAGCGGCTGACAGACTACAAGCGTTATGTTCACGGCGAGGCTGTATCGATAGGCATGGTAGCGGCGGCGCGGGTGTCGCTGCAGCAGGGGGCCTGTGATGCGGCCTTCGTTGAACGGCTTGAATCCCTGCTCGGCAGCCTGGGCCTGCCGACGTCTCTGCCCGCGGGCCTTGATCGCGAGGCGGTCGCGGGCGCGGTGGTGCATGACAAGAAAGCTTCTGGCGACGGCGTGGTGTTCATCCTGACTGAGGGCGCGGGCTCATGTCGACAGCAGCTGCTGGACCCCGCTGATATCGTGGCCGCCATGGGAGATAGCGTGGCGGGTGTTTGAAGGTATCGCCGGGCGGTGGCAGACAAGAGAGTGATGGCAGCGGCATCGAAAACCTCGAAGGGCAGAAAAAGGTCTGACCCCGGGACCGTGCTCGTAGTGCACGGCCCCAACCTGAACCTGCTGGGAAGTCGAGAACCCGAGCTCTACGGCAGTGCGACCCTCGCCGACATTGACAGCGCCCTTGGCGTGTTGGCCGGCGAGCTGGGCCTGGCGATAGAGTCGTTCCAGTCCAACAGCGAGGGAGAGCTCGTGACTGCCTTGCAGTCTGCCCGCGGGCGCGTGGCCGGCGTGCTCGTCAATGCGGCGGCTTACACCCACACCAGCGTCGCCATACGCGACGCCGTTCTGACACTGGAGTTGCCGGTGATCGAGGTGCACCTGTCCAACATCCACCGCCGCGAAGAGTTCAGGCACAAGTCCTTGCTGTCGGATGTCGTGGGCGGGGTTGTGCTGGGGTTCGGCATGGACAGTTACCTGCTGGCGCTTCGTGGCCTGGCGGGGATACTCGCGGACTGATTTCTCTTGGCACCTTCGCCGTCCACCTCGAAGCTGCGCGAACGGCTCGCTGAAGAACTTCGCGACCACGCCGAACTTCGCTGGCGAATACAGGGGCTGGGTCGTGGGGCGGCCGCCTGGGTCGCAGCCCGCCTGCTCGAACAGATCGAACGGCCCGCGCTTGTCATAACCGCTACGCCGGTTGCGGCCGAGAGCATGGTGGCCGACCTGGCCGCGTTGATTGGCGAGACCGGGCAGGCGGCTTTCCTTGAGCGCAGGGTACACCTGTTCGCGGCTCCCGAGGCGCCGCCGCTCGAAATGGTGTCTCCGTCCACCGAGGTCATGGCTGCACGCACGGCGGC
The Candidatus Binatota bacterium DNA segment above includes these coding regions:
- the priA gene encoding primosomal protein N', whose protein sequence is MSPGWVTVVPLPPVPGIDTLSYSLPASLAERVQPGVRVLVPLGRRKVTALVTALETQAPAGIKCRDLSEVTDDKPVFPPELLKLSRWMADYYLSSLGEVVSLALGKGLTSSSIATVSLLDADKASTPTQRAVVEALRSSGEAMELPSLERATGSRSLRAVVSTLEKHGAVKVEQLLQSAKVSEQYRTVVRLLKADDEMAEQLCSRAPVRLQLYQHLRDTPARRATLAELAELFGSPRDKLSPLEKAGLVEVSREELCREHDAESEVDKRVELNDEQAAAVAAVSESLGSYRSFLLEGVTASGKTEVYLQLVAATLALGRSALVLVPEISLTHQLVSRLVARFGPTVAVLHSELGAGRRWDQWRRVARGEARIVVGARSAVLAPIAELGLVVVDEEHDGSYKQEDGVRYNGRDVAIVRASMAGCPVVLGSATPSVETWRNANEQRYGHLRLPHRILKRPMPVIETVDLRGRDLEKMGGISDRLGYLMKRNAEEGGQTLLFLNRRGYASQLQCWACGEAVNCSNCSVRLTLHRDRHELRCHHCDTIKPPPSCCPSCGADGLSGQGLGTQRLQDAVSLLLPEASVERMDRDTTSRRGAGQSMLSRWRRGEFDVLIGTQMIAKGHDAPGVTLVGVVHADMTLGLPDFRASERTFQLLSQVAGRAGRGEKPGRVVLQTYQPDHPAVLLALEHRYTDFIESELAEREELGYPPWSRMVMLRFESPEQGAASLMAERAAGLAVSAAREMSELEVRGPAPAPLERLRGRWRFVLQLRAPSAATTAAAAGWIRDVLKDPCRQDNVRMSVDVDPVSML
- the aroC gene encoding chorismate synthase, whose product is MLRFLTAGESHGPCLTVIVEGLPSGCTVSVEAIDQQLARRQLGYGRGGRMKIEKDRAGIRSGVRWGETLGSPVTLVVENLDWKNWTKKMSADPADRDPSLAVTRPRPGHADLAGSLKYDHEDVRNVLERASARETTARVAAGGLVRQLLEHFGVAVMGYCSEIGGVTADHSGMIPEKIFAAAENSQVRMADADAEKRVIELIDDCRKDGDTLGGVVEVCVTGLPVGLGSYVHWDRKTDSRLAAALMSIQATKGVEFGAGFHASRVRGSQVHDEIVLTDDGVGRASNNYGGVEGGMTSGEPLLLRVAFKPISTLMKPLRSVDLATGKESSAAVERSDVVAIPAAAVIAENVVAFELARLFLEKFGGDSLREIERNYQGYLEQVKDSLP
- the aroB gene encoding 3-dehydroquinate synthase; protein product: MNEPLQVTVQLGTRSYDIRVGEGLLFSCGSAVAGLENISRAILVTNPTVDALYGDTVRESLEAAPGIESPVGTVEIADGEEHKTLATVEGIYDRVLKLGGDRNAVVIALGGGVVGDVAGFAAATVLRGLRVVMLPTTLLAQVDSSVGGKTGVNRPQGKNLVGAFHQPSLVLADTACLSTLSGREYSAGLAEVVKHGVIADAELLELLEQKTDAVLARDPAVMSSIVARNCAIKADVVSRDETENGLRRILNFGHTVGHALERLTDYKRYVHGEAVSIGMVAAARVSLQQGACDAAFVERLESLLGSLGLPTSLPAGLDREAVAGAVVHDKKASGDGVVFILTEGAGSCRQQLLDPADIVAAMGDSVAGV
- a CDS encoding shikimate kinase; this encodes MTQVIFTGFMASGKSAVGRRLARRLGRPFIDLDQQIEKREGRSIAAIFDSDGEAAFREMERVAVDALAGEPESVIATGGGTFVDPVNRGRLRELGVVVYLATGLETIIERVSRNDKRPLASGEGAEQKIRDLWQQRLPVYGKADIMIETEGLTVDQSAARVLRMVAPWLKVESLARKRAGTGDGSEPERDAK
- the aroQ gene encoding type II 3-dehydroquinate dehydratase, with amino-acid sequence MAAASKTSKGRKRSDPGTVLVVHGPNLNLLGSREPELYGSATLADIDSALGVLAGELGLAIESFQSNSEGELVTALQSARGRVAGVLVNAAAYTHTSVAIRDAVLTLELPVIEVHLSNIHRREEFRHKSLLSDVVGGVVLGFGMDSYLLALRGLAGILAD